The following are encoded together in the Glycine soja cultivar W05 chromosome 5, ASM419377v2, whole genome shotgun sequence genome:
- the LOC114413007 gene encoding YTH domain-containing protein ECT4-like isoform X2, which yields MATVANPADQATDLLQKLSLETQPKPLEIPEPTKKATGNQYGSVDSGNAANGQIQSYDRSVTPVLQDFIDPTMCYLPNGYPSTAYYYGGYDGTGNEWDEYSRYVNSEGVEMTSGVYGDNGSLLYHHGYGYAPYGPYSPAGSPVPTMGNDGQLYGPQHYQYPPYFQPLTPTSAPFTPTPAVLPQGEVSTSVAADQKPLPVDAANGNSNGVANGGNAKGRGPTSGYQDPRFGFDGVRSPIPWLDAPLFSDGQPRPVSSTTITSSISGGNNTASRNPTFRPNSQFMGLHHPRPMPAMGATHSFINRMYPSKLYGQYGNTVRSGMGYGTHGYDSRTNGRAWLAVDSKYKTRGRSGGYFGYGNENVDGLNELNRGPRAKGGKNQKGFAPTILAVKGQTLPATLGTDEEKDKTSTILECDQYNKADFPEEYTDAKFFVIKSYSEDDIHKSIKYNVWASTQNGNEKLDAAYQEAQQKPGSTPVFLFFSVNTSGQFVGLAEMIGPVDFNKSVEYWQQDKWNGCFPLKWHIVKDVPNNLLRHITLDNNENKPVTNSRDTQEVMLEPGLKLIKIFKEYSSKTCILDDFGFYEARQKTILEKKAKQQFPKQVWEGKPADEKIEINGEVNTQKSEVSSELLKESTLAEKDSDDHKVPENGSATKTGEAPKGAKPVVPESKIVANGVVSNGV from the exons ATGGCCACCGTTGCTAATCCCGCGGATC AAGCAACTGATTTGCTACAGAAGCTATCGTTAGAAACTCAGCCCAAGCCCTTGGAGATTCCTGAGCCTACCAAAAAG GCCACTGGGAATCAGTATGGATCAGTTGATTCAGGAAATGCCGCGAATGGCCAGATCCAGTCGTATGATCGGTCTGTAACCCCCGTGTTGCAGGATTTTATTGATCCTACTATGTGTTACCTCCCAAATGGTTACCCATCCACTGCCTATTATTACGGTG GTTATGATGGAACTGGTAACGAGTGGGATGAGTATTCAAGATATGTGAATTCGGAAGGAGTTGAGATGACTTca GGAGTTTATGGGGATAATGGGTCTCTACTTTATCACCATGGATATGGATATGCGCCCTATGGCCCCTATTCGCCAGCAGGGTCTCCAGTTCCAACCATGGGGAATGATGGTCAGTTGTATGGGCCTCAACACTATCAGTATCCTCCATATTTCCAACCGTTAACACCAACCAGTGCGCCATTCACACCTACTCCTGCTGTCCTACCTCAGGGTGAGGTTTCCACCTCTGTAGCTGCTGATCAAAAGCCTCTCCCTGTCGATGCAGCCAATGGAAATTCTAATGGTGTTGCGAATGGTGGGAATGCAAAAG GTCGGGGTCCAACTTCAGGTTATCAGGATCCAAGATTTGGTTTTGATGGAGTACGCTCACCTATCCCCTGGCTAGATGCCCCACTATTTTCAGATGGGCAGCCAAGGCCTGTAAGTAGCACAACCATCACTTCTTCGATATCAGGTGGCAACAACACTGCCTCAAGGAACCCAACTTTCCGCCCTAATTCTCAGTTTATG GGCTTGCACCACCCAAGACCAATGCCTGCCATGGGAGCCACACATAGCTTCATAAATAGGATGTACCCAAGCAAACTATATGGTCAATATGGGAACACTGTCAGATCTGGAATGGGTTATGGTACACATGGGTATGATTCCCGCACTAATGGACGGGCTTGGTTAGCTGTTGACAGTAAATACAAAACTAGGGGAAGAAGTGGTGGCTACTTTGGCTATGGCAATGAGAACGTAGATGGTTTGAACGAGCTGAACAGAGGGCCTAGGGCCAAGGGTGGCAAAAACCAAAAAGGTTTTGCACCAACTATTCTGGCAGTCAAAGGGCAGACTTTGCCTGCAACTTTAGGCACAGATGAAGAGAAAGACAAGACTAGTACCATTCTGGAATGTGATCAATATAACAAAGCTGATTTTCCAGAAGAATATACTGATGCCAAATTTTTTGTCATCAAGTCTTACAGCGAGGATGATATCCATAAGAGTATTAAGTATAATGTGTGGGCTAGTACACAAAATGGCAACGAGAAGCTTGATGCTGCATATCAGGAGGCACAGCAGAAACCTGGCAGCACCcctgtttttctctttttctca GTTAATACCAGTGGGCAATTTGTGGGGCTTGCTGAGATGATTGGTCCTGTTGATTTTAACAAGAGTGTTGAGTATTGGCAGCAAGACAAGTGGAATGGTTGCTTTCCTCTTAAGTGGCACATTGTTAAGGATGTTCCTAACAATTTGTTGAGGCACATTACCTTGGACAACAATGAGAACAAACCTGTCACTAATAGTAGGGATACACAAGAG GTTATGTTGGAGCCTGggctgaaattaattaaaattttcaaggaatataGCAGCAAGACATGCATTTTGGATGATTTTGGCTTCTATGAGGCTCGCCAGAAAACTATTTTGGAGAAGAAAGCAAAGCAACAATTCCCAAAGCAG GTATGGGAAGGGAAACCTGCTGATGAGAAGATTGAGATAAATGGGGAAGTTAATACTCAAAAATCTGAAGTTAGCTCGGAATTGCTCAAGGAGTCTACCCTTGCTGAGAAGGATAGTGATGACCACAAAGTTCCCGAGAATGGATCTGCTACAAAAACTGGAGAAGCCCCAAAGGGTGCTAAACCAGTTGTTCCCGAGAGTAAGATTGTAGCCAATGGGGTTGTTTCTAATGGTGTCTAA
- the LOC114413005 gene encoding uncharacterized protein LOC114413005 isoform X2: MSSEKETESRKLGSEEISREFKTLVSSNDLHSLNHMQHTILGRLQDSNAVLSHFNDFSQHCFAEISGDIARNTRVLKSVKSDLDYIFQKLSFLHLSNHLHKRNFE; encoded by the exons ATGTCGTCAGAGAAGGAAACTGAGAGTCGGAAGTTGGGTTCGGAAGAGATTTCACGCGAGTTCAAAACCCTAGTCAGCTCCAATGATCTCCACTCCCTTAACCACATGCAACACACCAT ATTGGGAAGGTTGCAGGACAGCAATGCGGTGTTGTCGCATTTCAATGACTTCTCCCAGCACTGCTTCGCTGAGATTTCCGGCGACATCGCTAGAAACACGCGTGTTTTGAAGTCTGTCAAGTCTGACCTTGATTACATCTTTCAGAAACTCAg TTTCTTGCACCTGTCAAATCATTTACATAAGAggaattttgaataa
- the LOC114413005 gene encoding kxDL motif-containing protein 1-like isoform X1, whose protein sequence is MSSEKETESRKLGSEEISREFKTLVSSNDLHSLNHMQHTILGRLQDSNAVLSHFNDFSQHCFAEISGDIARNTRVLKSVKSDLDYIFQKLRSMKSKIMATYPDAFPEDSTSEVIDRRPDLEMPK, encoded by the exons ATGTCGTCAGAGAAGGAAACTGAGAGTCGGAAGTTGGGTTCGGAAGAGATTTCACGCGAGTTCAAAACCCTAGTCAGCTCCAATGATCTCCACTCCCTTAACCACATGCAACACACCAT ATTGGGAAGGTTGCAGGACAGCAATGCGGTGTTGTCGCATTTCAATGACTTCTCCCAGCACTGCTTCGCTGAGATTTCCGGCGACATCGCTAGAAACACGCGTGTTTTGAAGTCTGTCAAGTCTGACCTTGATTACATCTTTCAGAAACTCAg AAGTATGAAATCAAAAATTATGGCAACTTATCCCGATGCGTTTCCTGAAGACTCAACGAGCGAAGTGATTGATAGGAGACCGGATCTTGAAATGCCCAAGTAA
- the LOC114413007 gene encoding YTH domain-containing protein ECT4-like isoform X1, producing the protein MATVANPADQATDLLQKLSLETQPKPLEIPEPTKKATGNQYGSVDSGNAANGQIQSYDRSVTPVLQDFIDPTMCYLPNGYPSTAYYYGGYDGTGNEWDEYSRYVNSEGVEMTSGVYGDNGSLLYHHGYGYAPYGPYSPAGSPVPTMGNDGQLYGPQHYQYPPYFQPLTPTSAPFTPTPAVLPQGEVSTSVAADQKPLPVDAANGNSNGVANGGNAKGNNAAASIKQANQNSSFSSKASNERVAMPGRGPTSGYQDPRFGFDGVRSPIPWLDAPLFSDGQPRPVSSTTITSSISGGNNTASRNPTFRPNSQFMGLHHPRPMPAMGATHSFINRMYPSKLYGQYGNTVRSGMGYGTHGYDSRTNGRAWLAVDSKYKTRGRSGGYFGYGNENVDGLNELNRGPRAKGGKNQKGFAPTILAVKGQTLPATLGTDEEKDKTSTILECDQYNKADFPEEYTDAKFFVIKSYSEDDIHKSIKYNVWASTQNGNEKLDAAYQEAQQKPGSTPVFLFFSVNTSGQFVGLAEMIGPVDFNKSVEYWQQDKWNGCFPLKWHIVKDVPNNLLRHITLDNNENKPVTNSRDTQEVMLEPGLKLIKIFKEYSSKTCILDDFGFYEARQKTILEKKAKQQFPKQVWEGKPADEKIEINGEVNTQKSEVSSELLKESTLAEKDSDDHKVPENGSATKTGEAPKGAKPVVPESKIVANGVVSNGV; encoded by the exons ATGGCCACCGTTGCTAATCCCGCGGATC AAGCAACTGATTTGCTACAGAAGCTATCGTTAGAAACTCAGCCCAAGCCCTTGGAGATTCCTGAGCCTACCAAAAAG GCCACTGGGAATCAGTATGGATCAGTTGATTCAGGAAATGCCGCGAATGGCCAGATCCAGTCGTATGATCGGTCTGTAACCCCCGTGTTGCAGGATTTTATTGATCCTACTATGTGTTACCTCCCAAATGGTTACCCATCCACTGCCTATTATTACGGTG GTTATGATGGAACTGGTAACGAGTGGGATGAGTATTCAAGATATGTGAATTCGGAAGGAGTTGAGATGACTTca GGAGTTTATGGGGATAATGGGTCTCTACTTTATCACCATGGATATGGATATGCGCCCTATGGCCCCTATTCGCCAGCAGGGTCTCCAGTTCCAACCATGGGGAATGATGGTCAGTTGTATGGGCCTCAACACTATCAGTATCCTCCATATTTCCAACCGTTAACACCAACCAGTGCGCCATTCACACCTACTCCTGCTGTCCTACCTCAGGGTGAGGTTTCCACCTCTGTAGCTGCTGATCAAAAGCCTCTCCCTGTCGATGCAGCCAATGGAAATTCTAATGGTGTTGCGAATGGTGGGAATGCAAAAGGTAATAATGCTGCTGCTTCTATTAAACAGGCCAATCAGAATTCATCTTTTAGTTCCAAAGCATCGAATGAAAGGGTTGCTATGCCAGGTCGGGGTCCAACTTCAGGTTATCAGGATCCAAGATTTGGTTTTGATGGAGTACGCTCACCTATCCCCTGGCTAGATGCCCCACTATTTTCAGATGGGCAGCCAAGGCCTGTAAGTAGCACAACCATCACTTCTTCGATATCAGGTGGCAACAACACTGCCTCAAGGAACCCAACTTTCCGCCCTAATTCTCAGTTTATG GGCTTGCACCACCCAAGACCAATGCCTGCCATGGGAGCCACACATAGCTTCATAAATAGGATGTACCCAAGCAAACTATATGGTCAATATGGGAACACTGTCAGATCTGGAATGGGTTATGGTACACATGGGTATGATTCCCGCACTAATGGACGGGCTTGGTTAGCTGTTGACAGTAAATACAAAACTAGGGGAAGAAGTGGTGGCTACTTTGGCTATGGCAATGAGAACGTAGATGGTTTGAACGAGCTGAACAGAGGGCCTAGGGCCAAGGGTGGCAAAAACCAAAAAGGTTTTGCACCAACTATTCTGGCAGTCAAAGGGCAGACTTTGCCTGCAACTTTAGGCACAGATGAAGAGAAAGACAAGACTAGTACCATTCTGGAATGTGATCAATATAACAAAGCTGATTTTCCAGAAGAATATACTGATGCCAAATTTTTTGTCATCAAGTCTTACAGCGAGGATGATATCCATAAGAGTATTAAGTATAATGTGTGGGCTAGTACACAAAATGGCAACGAGAAGCTTGATGCTGCATATCAGGAGGCACAGCAGAAACCTGGCAGCACCcctgtttttctctttttctca GTTAATACCAGTGGGCAATTTGTGGGGCTTGCTGAGATGATTGGTCCTGTTGATTTTAACAAGAGTGTTGAGTATTGGCAGCAAGACAAGTGGAATGGTTGCTTTCCTCTTAAGTGGCACATTGTTAAGGATGTTCCTAACAATTTGTTGAGGCACATTACCTTGGACAACAATGAGAACAAACCTGTCACTAATAGTAGGGATACACAAGAG GTTATGTTGGAGCCTGggctgaaattaattaaaattttcaaggaatataGCAGCAAGACATGCATTTTGGATGATTTTGGCTTCTATGAGGCTCGCCAGAAAACTATTTTGGAGAAGAAAGCAAAGCAACAATTCCCAAAGCAG GTATGGGAAGGGAAACCTGCTGATGAGAAGATTGAGATAAATGGGGAAGTTAATACTCAAAAATCTGAAGTTAGCTCGGAATTGCTCAAGGAGTCTACCCTTGCTGAGAAGGATAGTGATGACCACAAAGTTCCCGAGAATGGATCTGCTACAAAAACTGGAGAAGCCCCAAAGGGTGCTAAACCAGTTGTTCCCGAGAGTAAGATTGTAGCCAATGGGGTTGTTTCTAATGGTGTCTAA